In a single window of the Drosophila subpulchrella strain 33 F10 #4 breed RU33 chromosome X, RU_Dsub_v1.1 Primary Assembly, whole genome shotgun sequence genome:
- the LOC119557170 gene encoding fibroblast growth factor receptor 3, translating to MRSRLFWILAIIYSSLHHIGSGSTSTTLKRPRAGDPFDTFPKNFWQEFSSPFTDTPEDEELEVTETTTHEPFPFFADPFTTLNISTQLSSSVYLHCRVNDLQGKTVSWMRRRGDDLTLITFGQHTYSGDSRYSLEFEEPNDWKLLIQFANERDEGPYECQVSSHPPLILLVYLTIIVPHVEILDERGSATPEKYYKAGSTIELQCVISKIPHPSSYITWRHGLRLLNYDTSRGGISVKTDMLPGRALSRLYIANANRQDTGNYTCMLGNEITETVMVHVLNGEEPAAMQHADGSRLKANASTMVVLFLVYVCVSGSISVSGIRRELGLGWGWGWGLGR from the exons TAAAACGACCGCGAGCTGGCGATCCCTTCGACACGTTCCCCAAGAACTTCTGGCAGGAGTTCTCGTCGCCGTTCACCGACACGCCCGAGGATGAGGAGCTGGAGGTCACCGAGACGACCACCCACGAGCCGTTCCCCTTCTTCGCCGATCCGTTCACGACCCTGAACATCAGCACCCAGCTCTCGTCGAGCGTCTATCTGCACTGCAGGGTGAACGATCTGCAGGGCAAGACGGTGTCCTGGATGCGGCGACGTGGCGACGATCTCACCCTGATCACCTTTGGCCAGCACACGTATAGCGGGGACTCGCGGTACTCGCTGGAGTTCGAGGAGCCCAACGACTGGAAGCTGCTCATCCAGTTCGCCAACGAGCGGGACGAGGGTCCCTACGAGTGCCAGGTGTCCTCGCATCCGCCGCTCATCCTGCTCGTCTACCTAACGATAATTG TTCCTCACGTGGAGATCCTCGACGAGCGGGGCTCGGCCACGCCGGAGAAGTACTACAAGGCTGGCAGCACCATCGAGCTGCAGTGCGTCATTTCCAAGATTCCGCATCCCTCCTCCTACATCACCTGGCGGCACGGACTGCGGCTGCTCAACTACGACACCAGTCGCGGTGGAATCAG TGTTAAGACGGACATGCTGCCAGGACGAGCTCTAAGTCGCCTGTACATCGCCAATGCCAATCGCCAGGATACCGGCAACTATACCTGTATGCTGGGTAACGAGATTACGGAGACGGTGATGGTCCATGTGCTAAACG GTGAGGAGCCCGCCGCCATGCAGCATGCGGATGGAAGCCGCCTCAAAGCCAACGCCTCCACAATGGTTGTGTTATTTCTAGTGTACGTGTGCGTCTCCGGATCCATTTCCGTCTCCGGAATCAGACGGGAATTGGGCTTGGGATGGGGCTGGGGCTGGGGACTGGGGCGATGA